The Aspergillus luchuensis IFO 4308 DNA, chromosome 7, nearly complete sequence genome has a segment encoding these proteins:
- a CDS encoding uncharacterized protein (COG:S;~EggNog:ENOG410Q2GD;~InterPro:IPR002523;~TransMembrane:2 (i321-341o347-368i);~go_component: GO:0016020 - membrane [Evidence IEA];~go_function: GO:0046873 - metal ion transmembrane transporter activity [Evidence IEA];~go_process: GO:0030001 - metal ion transport [Evidence IEA];~go_process: GO:0055085 - transmembrane transport [Evidence IEA]), whose product MDSNDEYDFTVFTSDASHSHSSDTFFEAKKFKRTGSDDLASHLVSRIDQAEALGQSLLTIIQLHDYTRAVITVLESAITGFPPDLLQNVVYSASTGQRVCMIPRARKDSSDIRFLINYPLATLNERALVGFLPLGAWICPSSVVRGSAGHRTTIFLICTDQGVPGLVASHFASYPTQIQYARWLRLQKQPLWIFADLLHVFGDWSQVWNVTKGKLIIYHHDIHTYPLTRPLLDLTRGLHEEAAKVLSVREQLRVHASALTRFLHLEQVKGLHELAERVQEHFDDINYHEETSQVILRQLDNMMSLAFNIETMTQGQAVARLNVLAFAFLPISWVASIFGMTQFSISAAWYPLWACLALLVVFLVPFALPMRGIYTYVLGLSTMRWSYRKTSGSASMINVNDSLSTPSEVIHAKIEGPEETPSYPPFLVNRIGGAEQPHTSAALQDSSLLKHNPAQRAGRSLLQYTPIFAPLDTSVRSSMTPEAKLSVGLSGHGGRAPKTFEIEASPQSCSNSLMTPSSPVKGTDEKISDLEGQISSS is encoded by the exons ATGGACTCGAACGATGAGTACGATTTCACAGTCTTCACTAGCGATGCATCCCACTCCCATAGTTCAGACACTTTTTTCGAGGCAAAAAAGTTCAAGAGGACAGGCAGCGATGACTTAGCCAGCCATTTAGTTTCTCGCATTGATCAGGCTGAAGCCCTCGGGCAGTCACTTCTCAC CATTATCCAGCTACATGATTATACGCGAGCAGTTATCACAGTATTGGAGAGTGCAATTACTGGTTTTCCtcctgatcttcttcagaaTGTCGTCTATAGCGCATCGACTGGCCAAAGAGTTTGTATGATTCCAAGAGCCCGCAAGGATTCCTCAG ATATTCGATTCCTCATCAACTATCCATTGGCCACCCTCAATGAGCGTGCTCTTGTTGGATTTTTACCTCTGGGAGCTTGGATTTGCCCCTCTTCAGTGGTCAGGGGCTCCGCAGGACACAGAACCACGATTTTCTTAATTTGTACAGACCAGGGAGTGCCTGGACTTGTGGCCTCGCACTTCGCCTCATACCCGACACAAATCCAGTATGCAAGGTGGTTGCGACTACAAAAGCAGCCCTTATGGATCTTCGCCGATTTACTTCATGTTTTTGGTGACTGGAGCCAAGTCTGGAACGTGACCAAGGGAAAACTAATCATATATCACCATGACATTCACACATATCCCCTAACGCGTCCTTTACTCGATTTGACCCGAGGACTTCACGAAGAAGCCGCCAAGGTCTTGTCGGTGCGCGAGCAGCTTCGGGTTCATGCTAGCGCACTTACCCGTTTCCTTCATCTCGAGCAGGTGAAGGGACTCCATGAGCTTGCAGAGCGGGTGCAAGAGCATTTTGACGACATCAACTATCACGAGGAAACTTCCCAAGTCATCCTCCGGCAACTTGACAACATGATGAGCCTG GCTTTTAACATCGAAACAATGACTCAAGGTCAAGCTGTCGCTCGATTGAACGTGCTCGCATTTGCCTTTCTTCCAATTTCCTGGGTGGCG AGTATTTTTGGAATGACTCAATTCTCCATCTCGGCTGCCTGGTATCCTTTGTGGGCCTGCCTTGCCTTACTGGTCGTTTTCCTCGTGCCCTTTGCTCTCCCCATGCGTGGGATCTATACCTATGTGCTTGGTCTCTCCACCATGCGTTGGTCGTATAGGAAGACCTCAGGATCGGCCTCGATGATCAATGTGAATGATTCGCTTTCTACACCCTCGGAAGTCATTCACGCCAAAATAGAAGGCCCGGAAGAAACGCCATCGTATCCCCCCTTTCTGGTAAATAGAATCGGTGGAGCCGAGCAACCTCATACCTCTGCTGCTTTACAGGACAGCTCTTTGCTCAAGCACAATCCCGCGCAGCGTGCAGGGCGCTCATTGCTGCAATATACACCAATTTTTGCGCCCCTGGATACATCAGTGAGATCTTCCATGACTCCAGAGGCCAAGCTGTCTGTGGGATTGTCTGGCCATGGGGGGAGGGCGCCGAAAACATTCGAGATAGAGGCATCCCCACAGTCCTGCTCAAACAGCCTGATgacgccatcatcgccagtaAAGGGGACTGATGAAAAGATCTCGGATCTCGAAGGCCAGATATCTAGTTCCTAA
- a CDS encoding putative NAD binding Rossmann fold oxidoreductase (COG:G;~EggNog:ENOG410PKMR;~InterPro:IPR004104,IPR000683,IPR036291;~PFAM:PF02894,PF01408;~go_function: GO:0016491 - oxidoreductase activity [Evidence IEA]) has product MSARKLKVGCAGLGRMGKRHALNFLQRTPRADLVAVSTPDDSELEWARANLGPYGVTAYKNYEDMLKHEGLEAVVVASATAVHAEQAIKAIEAGKNVLCEKPLSTSVEISQTVLDAAAKKPELKVMCGFSRRFDASYRDAFNKMSAGGIGSPSVMRSQTCDKLDPTGFFVAYAEFSGGIFVDCSIHDIDLALWFFGQDSKVKSVSAVGITAVEPDLRKHNDRDNAVGLVEFHNGKIAYFYASRMMAAGQEDTTEIIGTKGKLAVNTQPALNLVNIFDETGVRREIPQHYYDRFEYAFVTEANEFTACCLENTPVPLKLEGAVQAVRIGAALQESLITGEKIFFDEAGQRLPKARL; this is encoded by the exons ATGTCTGCCAGAAAGCTTAAGGTTGGCTGTGCCGGTCTGGGCCGCATGGGCAAGCGTCATGCCCTCAACTTCCTGCAGCGTACTCCCCGTGCAGACCTCGTCGCCGTTAGCACTCCGGACGACTCGGAGCTGGAATGGGCCAGGGCGAACCTTGGTCCGTACGGAGTCACGGCCTACAAGAACTATGAGGACATGCTGAAGCACGAAGGCCTGGAGGCCGTCGTCGTTGCTTCCGCGACCGCCGTGCACGCTGAAcaggccatcaaggccattgagGCTGGCAAGAACGTTCTCTGCGAGAAGCCCTTGTCGACCAGTGTCGAGATC TCCCAAACCGTCCTCGACGCAGCAGCCAAGAAGCCCGAACTGAAAGTGATGTGCGGTTTCTCCCGTCGCTTCGATGCCTCCTACCGTGACGCATTCAACAAGATGTCTGCTGGTGGAATTGGTTCTCCCTCCGTCATGCGCAGTCAGACCTGCGACAAGCTGGACCCCACCGGGTTCTTCGTCGCCTACGCCGAGTTCTCGGGTGGTATCTTCGTGGACTGCTCCATCCATGACATCGACCTGGCTCTGTGGTTCTTCGGTCAGGATAGCAAGGTCAAGTCCGTGTCCGCAGTGGGTATCACTGCCGTTGAGCCCGACCTGCGCAAGCACAACGACCGCGACAACGCCGTCGGTCTGGTGGAGTTCCACAACGGCAAGATTGCCTACTTCTACGCCTCGCGCATGATGGCCGCCGGTCAGGAAGACACCACCGAGATCATCGGTACCAAGGGTAAGCTGGCCGTGAACACCCAGCCTGCTCTGAACCTGGTCAACATCTTCGACGAGACCGGTGTCCGTCGCGAGATTCCCCAGCACTACTACGACCGCTTCGAGTACGCCTTCGTCACCGAGGCCAATGAATTCACGGCATGCTGTCTCGAGAACACTCCTGTCCCTCTGAAGCTCGAGGGCGCCGTCCAGGCAGTCCGCATCGGCGCTGCCCTCCAAGAATCGCTGATCACAGGcgagaagatcttcttcgacgAGGCGGGCCAGCGTCTTCCCAAGGCAAGACTTTAG